The Geothrix sp. DNA segment CAAGGGCATCGTCGTGGTGCCGGAGGAATACCGGTTTGACTGAAGCCATGCCCAACAAGGACGAAGCCATGAACTTGTTCGACCGACCCTCTGAGGCGGATATCGCCGCCGTGGACGCCGCCATCACCAGCCGCCATTCCGTGCGCGCCTTCCTGCCGACGCCGGTGCCTCGGGAGATCGTCGAGGACATCCTGCGCGTGGCCTCGCGGGCGCCCTCCGGCACCAACACGCAGCCCTGGCAGGTCCACGTGCTGATGGGCGCCGCCCGGAGGCGCCTGTCCGACCGCATCAGCGCAGTCTATGAAAACCCCGCCGAGCTGGCCACGCACCAGCAGGAGTACGACTACTACCCGAAGGAGTGGGCTTCGCCCTACATCGACCGTCGCCGCAAGGTCGGCTGGGATCTCTACGCCCTCCTGGGCCTCGCCAAGACCGACAAGGCCGGCATGCACCGCCAGCATGGCCGCAACTACCGGTTCTTCGATGCGCCAGTCGGGTTGATCTTCAGCATCGATCGCGTGATGCAGCAGGGCAGCTGGCTGGACTACGGCATGTTCCTGCAGAGCATCATGGTGGC contains these protein-coding regions:
- a CDS encoding nitroreductase — its product is MNLFDRPSEADIAAVDAAITSRHSVRAFLPTPVPREIVEDILRVASRAPSGTNTQPWQVHVLMGAARRRLSDRISAVYENPAELATHQQEYDYYPKEWASPYIDRRRKVGWDLYALLGLAKTDKAGMHRQHGRNYRFFDAPVGLIFSIDRVMQQGSWLDYGMFLQSIMVAARARGLHTCPQAAFTQFHRLIAEELAFRPEQMLVCGMALGYADPSAVENSLVTERAPVSEFARFIED